The following is a genomic window from Manihot esculenta cultivar AM560-2 chromosome 9, M.esculenta_v8, whole genome shotgun sequence.
GGCCGATAAAGTAAAGTAATGAAAGGAATCTTGGTCACTGAACCACCACCAGTAGAATTCAGTAGAGCATCAGTAGCAGGAATGAAATCGTGATGATTTACACTTAAACCCCTTGTATCACAAGAACTGCGGTCAAGGTATACAATGCGAATTGGCACACTCAGTGCATCTGATAGGGCAGTAATGTGCACATGGTCACTCTCTTCACCCATAGGTTCCACACATGATTTGCAAAACTATGCCAAACCAGATTTCATTAGAGAGAGAAAAAGGGAGAATTGATATAGGGGCTACAAACTCACATAGATATAAGCCAATAGCCAAACTTCCAAATACATGACAAACTTAACTTCGACAATGATATTTTGTAGTCCAGGAAAGGCATTATAGCAATTAAACAAGAAGTAGTGGTGTTTGAAATGTTCATCTTTGAAGAATTTACATTTGGATCAAAATATGGTGAAGTGTAAATTAAGGACCGGATTCCATAACAGCAAAAAACTGATAAAGGAAGATGTTCAAACGTAAAGTACTAGTATCAAACAAACCTGTTCTACTGTTGCATTTGTTAATCCCGATACAAAGGGTTCAAAAAAATCAGCTCGTTTCCGTATTTCCCCAGAAGTAACGAATCTGAAAAACATGACAACTAAACAACCAAAATTGTTAGGaggtattttatttaaaaggagGAGTGACCCTTCTCACCATCCAAGTCCTTAAAGTTGCTCACCATAGTCTGATATTGACTGGTCTCGACTCCTATTTATGAGCTCATAGTGActgtaaatgaaaaataaaaatataaatacgaaAAGGAGTTTATTCCACATATGCAGAAAAATAAATCATTGGATTAGCACTAATGCAGAAATTCTTTATTGTGGAACAGCATGCTCTACATAAGTTCATCATACAAGCAAAAGTTCTTGAGATAATATATGAAGATGAAACTTAAGATACCAAAGTTAATGCACTCTCAGAATTGTCAACAGAAATATCAGACCCAAGGAAAAGAGGAGAATACCTTGCTGAAGATTCATTACATTGAAGAACCCAGTCCAACTGCTCCAGGAATAGCTGCAAATTCTCACCACATTCAGCATTTATGTACATATTATTAAGGTAACAAAAGCTGGTATGGGGAAAGCcttttcaatatttaataaatattattttgaaaaggAATAGAGGAATCGATGTCCCACCCAATGATAAAGCACGAAGTTGCTCAGAATAGAGAAAGAGAACTTTACAAGCATTTCAAAATGAAGATTAATAGATGGCATTAGTTCAATTCAACTGTATCGTGCAACTTGCATTGCAGAAAAATTTCTCATTCCTTCTTTTTTGTTCCCATTGCTAATTAGTATAACCCTTACCATAAATGCCACCATCCATGCAAAAATCAAGTTCCAAGTAAAATACAGAAGTCCAATTGTTCCCTTGGAGAATCATACTGCCGTCAATCAAATTAACAGAACTCCAAACCTCCTAGGCCATcatgaataatataaaaacaGCTATGACATTATCCTATATAATAATCATGCATCACTTTAAGGATAATCGGATACCATAGCAGATACAACAGAATTTCATAATTCACAAACTAACGAAAAGGCTATAAACATTTTAACCGTTGTATAAAGAAGTAAAATGCACAAAAAAGATTACCGCAAAGAAATCTTCAAAGGTAAAATCAGCATAACCCAAAGTCTGAAGCGTTTTCCTACACTCTTCCACCTTTGTTTTGATACGATCAACTTCTGCCCGGTCTTGTGTCTCCAAAACATGCTCCTATTTGCAAAGCAAGTTCCCATATCacgaaaatatatttaaaaacccCGTGATATGctggattaaaaaaaaattgaagacaGGAAATTTTGGGTTAATATATAAAACAACAAGGCATACAAGGTACGAGAACATGAAGCTTCGAAAGAAGCAGTTGCCATCTCCACGCGTTCGTCTAATAGCAACATACAGCTCGGCGAGGACCTACAGAAACATCAATATAAGTTATTAGTCTAGGAATATGAGAGAGAAGGAGAATAGAAAAAGCAAAGAACCTTTATCTTCTCAAGCAAAATAGGGCTCCCTGATTGATATTCAGCGGCTAATGCAGAAAGAGGCTCCTGCAATGAATCGATgcattagaaaaaaaaacaattgaaaATGGAATAGTAAACAGGCAAttgaaatagaaaagaaaaatacctTGTCACCAAGAAAAGGAATTTTATCGGCTTCAGCTGATCGAATTGCAGAGTGTTGCTTCATAATATCATCATCCCCGAAACTTGACCAATCTTCAAATTCAGAAGCTTTTTGCCCATCTACTAATTCACCCTCCTGATTCTGCATCTCTCCTAAACACATCAATCGAATTAAAGGGGAGATTATGCAGGAGATAACTGGTTACTAGTGCTGGAGAGTACGTACCTgaagatggaaaaaaaaaaaaaaaaaaaacctagcaGTGAACAGTGATGATCAGTGATCAGCGACTCCCCACGCCCAATCCCACTTGATCTGGATTGGATTGTTAGATTCGACAGAACacagtttccactctattgggCCTTCTAGATTTGCCTCTCGTAATTTTCACCTTTGCCGCTCCCTCATGCTGATTGTCCAAAATCACAATTGATTGACTCTCCAAGTTAATGATTAAGAGGATTGAATTTaaaatctgttttttttttctcaaatatatttaaaaaaaaaaaactgcgaCTCTATTAGTTAAAAGAAtcattcattattttaaaataataatattctcaataattatttaaacaataatatcAGACAATTAAATATTGGCCATCACGCTTAAATATTGTTcctatgaaaaaatatatatataagaactaTTAATTGAGAAAACTAAtataagaattattttttgACAAACATTTAAATCAATAATTGACAAACTagcaaacacttaaaaacatagcTTTCAATCGCTAAGTTATTACAGAGTAAGAATCAattgaaaagataaaaatttgAAGTGGTAATGCAATGACCAGTGCAAAATACCTTGATAATCCCTCTTTTTGGGAGCACTCATGTTTGCCAAATACACAATACGTTATGGACCCAAGATATTGACATCAACTTAAATCCATCTTCGGATAGAGAGGCTTCAATCTCTCTCATCTTTGTCAATCTCCTTTACCTTCATAcccataaaattttcaaacttaaataattaaaaaatatatttagtaaaaataataaacaataaaatagtCTTACATGTATATGAAAGTTGTATGGATATATAactctattttattatatttaaattctattatagAGTCTTATCAGGATAAAAATATCGTATTTAACTCTTATTTAGGTTTATATCTAAAATAGAATTCGATATAGGTTGTAGGGCATTTAGACTAATTCCAGATTACAAAATTCATTTcttaatgaaatattataacAATATCATTTAAGGTTTGTTTTCCATCTATGAGTGCTATTTTACTAGATCTCGTGGGTGCATATTGTTCACCACTGATTTACTTGATGGTTTGTTAGAGGCAAGAGCTAGTCCTTGGGTTGTTCTCTTAGAGTTATAGCTCAATTACTATCTTCTGTTTTTAGCAGGGGACAAACTCCCCTTGACCATCCCTTAGCCTATAAGAGAATGTGTTTCCTCCTCATTATTCTAAATCAGGTGTATTGAGTTATATATATATCGAAATTGTAGTGTAAGGAAACTTGTGGTTTTacgtatttatgttatagaacTAGCAAAAGAGAGTTTTCCCTCACTTAACTGCCTCGCTATATGCATGTTGTTTCTACAGCTTTGTTTTTCTGTAACTTCTCCTCTCTTCtctcatttattattatttaataaaaactcAACAAATTAAGCAAGAAACAAGATAATTCTCTCAGATTTTTATCATAAACAAAAGAAGGTTAATATTAAAACCAGCAAATGAAAATACTTCACTCTAAATCTTTCTACTTTTTATACATTTTGCTGATAATTTATTAGTATTAGTAGcataataaaatgttataaattaaaaagttaataaatttatttttaatttttaataaaaaataattatgaggatttaatgaataattttacttttttattaatatattataaaataatgtaataaatTTTCGATTTtgttattggaatgttatgcagAAATCTACATATATGTTGGCAATGGCATAGGGGAAGCAGGAAAATGCGAAAGACATATAGGACAAAAAGTGGTATGGCGTCTTGCACTCTCTCCACAG
Proteins encoded in this region:
- the LOC110623141 gene encoding OVARIAN TUMOR DOMAIN-containing deubiquitinating enzyme 1 isoform X2, coding for MKQHSAIRSAEADKIPFLGDKEPLSALAAEYQSGSPILLEKIKVLAELYVAIRRTRGDGNCFFRSFMFSYLEHVLETQDRAEVDRIKTKVEECRKTLQTLGYADFTFEDFFALFLEQLDWVLQCNESSASHYELINRSRDQSISDYVVMFFRFVTSGEIRKRADFFEPFVSGLTNATVEQFCKSCVEPMGEESDHVHITALSDALSVPIRIVYLDRSSCDTRGLSVNHHDFIPATDALLNSTGGGSVTKIPFITLLYRPGHYDILYTK
- the LOC110623141 gene encoding OVARIAN TUMOR DOMAIN-containing deubiquitinating enzyme 1 isoform X1, with protein sequence MQNQEGELVDGQKASEFEDWSSFGDDDIMKQHSAIRSAEADKIPFLGDKEPLSALAAEYQSGSPILLEKIKVLAELYVAIRRTRGDGNCFFRSFMFSYLEHVLETQDRAEVDRIKTKVEECRKTLQTLGYADFTFEDFFALFLEQLDWVLQCNESSASHYELINRSRDQSISDYVVMFFRFVTSGEIRKRADFFEPFVSGLTNATVEQFCKSCVEPMGEESDHVHITALSDALSVPIRIVYLDRSSCDTRGLSVNHHDFIPATDALLNSTGGGSVTKIPFITLLYRPGHYDILYTK